The Rissa tridactyla isolate bRisTri1 chromosome 1, bRisTri1.patW.cur.20221130, whole genome shotgun sequence DNA segment CGAcacccccacccctttcctcacTCCTCTGAGTTTCTCTGATAAACAGCATTGcaagttggtttaaaaaaaatttacaagagAGAGTTCTGTTGGTCATCTATTTACATGTGGCATCACTCCACAAGAAGTTTGATCTCATTGGCTAATAGCTGGTTCATGTTGAATAGAGCCCCCGGGAGCTTGGTGAGCAACTCTCTCTCCGTGGTCTCAGGGTCGCTGTCGACAGAGCTGGAGCTAGCACTCATATTGTCGACAGTGGCACTAGCTGGAGGGCCCAGCTCTGGCTCGCTAGTCTCGCTTGCCGTGGACACCACAGAGAGCAAGGACATGCGCCGCGTCAAGCGACCGGGGGTAAGGAGAGAAGCGGCATAGTCCGCTATGATACCAGCTACATCTAGATTACAAGCCTTGTCAAAGGCAATGAAACCTACATTTGCATTGGCCTCGCAGACATAGAATGAACCGTCGTCCTTCATCAGCAGGTCAATGCCGCACACGTCCATCCCCAGGATGTTTGACACTTGGACTGCCAACTGCTTGCCTTGTTCACTCAGCGAGCACATCATACCTACaccacctggaaaaaaaaggaaaaaaagcttgctGTCTGTAGTCTGGTCACAGCTGACTGACATCCTTCTCAAATGATTGGTGCTTTTTGGCTGGGAAGCTCCAAAGCGAGCCTGCAAGGATACTGCTGATGACTCAGATAGCAACCTCCTTTCCACGGTGACTACTAATGAACTTGAAGCCACAGCAGGATTTCTAAAGATTCTGACCTGCCAAAGGCAGGTCAAGATTATGActtgtttaaaaaacagtaaGTAGTGACTTTTTAGTCAAGAAAGGTGTCATAGATTTTTATGACCTTGGGATAGAAAAAAGATGACCTAACAAACCATCCTTGTTTCTTTTAAGGTAGAGGCttttcatacatatttttaagCCATCACAAGAAATCCTTCAGCAAAATTTAACCAAATGTTCCTGATAAGACTACAGCTCTAACAGATATAATTGAGGGGGAAGAGGTTTAAGACATTATAATCTACTCATGTCCCTCTCAGCTTGCTATCATAGGTTACTGTCTCTAAAGCAAGAATTAGGGAACATTTGCATCTGAATCTCAGCTGGTCCAGTTCACAGTCCATCATCTAAGTATTAACCGACTCAGACTTCATCTATCacatttaagtttttaaaaaaaaaccataaaacaaacaataaaaaacaaaaaagcatttagCAGAAAAATCTTTCAGGCTTTACGTCCTCAGCATCGAGTAGTAACTAAAACCTCTCAAGCATTTTGGGCATTTTGACTAGCCAAAACTGTACTACACATGAACACATTTTATCCCATCCCTGCTCAGTTTCAGTACAGTTTCAGCCAGGCACCCTCAACCCTCCTTCTACCCTCACAAACCCCCTTGTCCTACACCCAAAGTTATGCAGAAACTCAGTTCTGAGTATGCTACAATCAATGTAGtaactctcctcttcctcccagacATGGTCTTTGGGGGAAATGCCTTCAGGGAGGAGTCTGAAAGACTTaaggcagcacagcagctgcacaATGCAATCCAACTGTTTATTGCCTTCAATAGTTTCCTCCCTTAACACTTTCTCTCACCCTCTTGCCAACTGTCTGTCTCCTCCACCTCTCTCAGTCTTGTCTtctgtcttccttcttttttattcctcttaACAGGATGAAATGAATAATAACACGGCATTAGCATGACACTGCCATATCAGTTACTCCATTTGTGCTCCTAgacctttcccctccttttcatcCATGCTATCCATCTAATACTTTCGGCAGAGATTATCTCTCCTTCTGTTTGCTCAACATATCTCTCACTTAATCCTCACTCCCACGTCTCCTCTGTAAACCTCCAACAGTAAGCAcaattaatgcaaaataaaatctgCAGCTTATTTCAGTTGGGTTTGTGATTTTTCAGCTGGATTAAAAATTCTGATCAAAACTATGAACAATGCTTTTCCTACCAAGTGAACAGTTACTCTGCATCCTCCCATCTGTTGAGCAGCGAAGCATGGTGCCCACTACACGGCCTCCTACTACGATGACACGTACATCCTTGCCATGGGACTCtttaacatatttttgaaataagTAAGGGGCATCGTGACGGATCAAATGGCTTAGGTCTGCCAAATGGTGCTTGTCTCGTGCCAGGAACACAGCTTTACCTGTACGAAGAAAAGAAAATCGGAAGATCGGAAGAAGCTACTGATTTGAGTTGCATCAATGATTCACCACATAAAAGTAAAACCTCTGACCAGTATGCTGCCCATTCTCAAAGGCCCCATCTGTAGCTTATAACCATTTACAAATTCTTCTGTGGACATCAGAAGTGCTCCACTGCTTCAGGGCTCGTAAGTGTTCAAGTACTGACATAGTTGAGGAGCCGTatgaggagttaaaaaaaaaagaaaaaaagaaagtaaaggaaagaaagaaagaaaataaaactgctttagATAAAGGAGGTGGTCTTGTCATTTCAACTCCTTTTGGTACACATccttaatgagagaaaaaaagaaagaaatacttaaagAGCAGCAGACATTTAATTAATAGCACAGTTTTGTTAATCCAAGATGACTGGACCTGCAGCCTACAGCTTTGACACACAGGAACCAATGAGATGAAGCTGTTAAACACCAGGCAGCTAAGAATACTGAAGTCACTAATGTGCCACTGCAGCACTGCTTCAACTAGAGGGAAGTTGTTGAGAGCTGctcttccaaatattttcaagagCTCGCAACTCCAGGATGAGGCCTTGCAGTAGAACAACTATGTTCAGAGGAAAATACTAGAATCCACAATATTCAAGATAAATTTAGCAGAAGATTCCATAAAATATTAAACCGAATGGAATGTACtgcaattttgaaaaaaacaaaaccaaaaccaaacaaaataaaacctctttGGAAACCACTGACTTTTCTGCAAGCAAGCATCTCAAGGACATGTTTTGTTTAACCTAAAACATCATCATTTCATTACCCTTCATTTCTAGAGCACACCAAAGATGACTTTgttctttttcaattttaaaatactgatgaaagTCACTCCTGAAACAGATTCTACCACTTTGCATCTCATTTCTAGTCTCACAAGAAGGCATCCCTTTCCATCTTCAGCTACATTTCCCAACTCCTATACCTCTTTCCCAAGCACTCTTATGTGTCATATTAGATTTATGTTTTGCAGTAAGGCTGTAGAAACTTTTTGTGGCAGAATCGCCACTCAATCAAGCTACAGTGTTAACAGAGGTACAAAAATCAATTGACAAATTGTCTATCTCAACTACGGGAATACAAATGCAGCAGTAGCAGAACTAAGAGAAATAACACGTGAAGAAGAATTAAATCAAGTGCTCCAAAGCCCAACTGGAGCAGCCTCTGCTTCCTCAGGATTTAAGGTCTCCATAACACAGAACACTGCTAGAGGAACATGGAACCTCCGTGCAAATAACCTCTGAATTTGATTTTAAACCTCGTTTCCTTTAGTAGATCACTATCTAACATTAAACCAAACtgatatattttttcatattcaacacttaaaataaaacactgctAAACAGAACAATTTTATCTGAACCTGCTGTATTATCATCGGCACTGcca contains these protein-coding regions:
- the RIMKLB gene encoding beta-citrylglutamate synthase B — translated: MCSSVAPRLWFLTDRRIREDYPQQEILRALKAKCCEEELDFRALVMDEVVLTIEDGNLGLRVNGELITAYPQVVVVRVPTPWVQSDSDITVLRHLEKMGCRLMNRPQAILNCVNKFWTFQELAGHGVPLPDTFSYGGHENFAKMIDEAEVLEFPMVVKNTRGHRGKAVFLARDKHHLADLSHLIRHDAPYLFQKYVKESHGKDVRVIVVGGRVVGTMLRCSTDGRMQSNCSLGGVGMMCSLSEQGKQLAVQVSNILGMDVCGIDLLMKDDGSFYVCEANANVGFIAFDKACNLDVAGIIADYAASLLTPGRLTRRMSLLSVVSTASETSEPELGPPASATVDNMSASSSSVDSDPETTERELLTKLPGALFNMNQLLANEIKLLVE